Genomic DNA from Clostridium sp. BJN0013:
CTATGCAATTAGCCAACAGTTTACAAAATGTCATTCTGAATAAATCACTAATGACTTATAGTGGGGATATGGCATTATCAGCTATGGGCATTATTGGAAGCATAGCCACTTTAATGTTTATGCCTATTCTTGGTATTAGTCAAGGTGCCCAGCCTATCATCGGCTTTAATTATGGTGCTCAGCAATTTAATAGAGTAAAAGAGACTTTGAAAAAGGCAGTAATTGTGGGTACAATTATTGCAGTAGTCAGCACTGCAGTGGTACATTTATGGTCCACTCAAATTGCTGACATATTTAACAATAATAATATAGAGTTAACCAGACTAACTGCTCATGCAATGTCAGTCTATTTTTTTATGTTTCCTGTAGCAGGTTTTCAAATTGTTTGCTCTCAATATTTTCAGGCAATTGGAAAGCCAATTCAATCCACGATCCTGGGACTATCCAGACAGTTGCTGTTATTGATTCCTCTATTGCTGATATTACCACGTTTTTGGGGTACTGAAGGTGTATGGAGAACTCCACCTATTGCAGATATTCTATCAGCGCTCATAACCGCAATCGTTATATTCTTGGAAGTGAAATACATAAATGAAAATGATATGTCTCAAAATGTTAACTTGAAAAGAGTCAATTCTCAATAAATAATATCCTTGTGTGTAGCAATTTTTCCTTAGTTGATAATGATAATAGATATTTTGCCTTTGATAATAGTTTTAGAAGTGAAAATTAATTATAGACCAACTATTTCAGAGACCTTAAAATGGTACCTAAAGTGATCATTTGGAAAAGTATAAGTAGGATACTGTGGATATATTAGCAATTTTATGGCATTACTATAGCAATGAATTAGAATGAATGTTCTGCAAAAGAGATGTAGTTAGAGGGGGATCTTAAATGAGCTTACTTTATTTACAGTAAATTCAATTTGAAGCAGAAAAACTAGAGCTTGAACTTTCTATAGAGTATAATAAAGATATTTTTCTAAAAAAGATGTATGATTTTATATTGGATTTAAATTTGAAAGACAGTCATAATTATGGTCTATCTATGGTTTGTGTTTTTGTATAGGTAGCAGATAAAACCATGCAGCAGGTACTTAGTGGCAGTTGCGATATAGGATTTTGCGGTCCTGAACAGACCATATATATATATAATCAAAAACGAGAAGATTTTCCTGTAATTTTTGCACAGTTAACTTCCACGGATGGTTCTTTTTTGGTTGGAAGAAATGAAGAAAAAGATTTTAAATGGGAATCTGTAAAAGGAAAAACCATAATTGGAGGAAGACCTGGGGGAGTTCCAGAGATGACATTAGAGTATGTACTTAAAAATCATGGTGTACAACCTGGAAAAGATGTAAATATAATAACAAATCTAGCTTATACTGCTACAGCTGGTGCATTTAAAGCAAATACAGGAGACTATGTAGCCCTTTTTGAACCAACGGCTAGTATGCTCCAGAAAGATAAAAATGGTTATATAGCAGCTTCCATAGGTAAATCTGCAGGTGCCATTCCATATACATGTTATTTTGCTACAAAATCCTATATATCAAAAAATCCTGAAATCATACAAAGATTTACTAAGGCAATTTATCAAGGGCAAATGTGGGTTAAAGAGCACAGTGATGAGGAAGTAGCTCAATCTATAAAATCATTTTTTCCTGGAACTGATGAAGATATATTAAAATCTGTAGTAAAAAATTATAGAGATATAGATGCCTATGCAGATACTCCTGTTATAGAAGAAGAAAATTTAAATAGACTTATGGACATAATACAGTCCTATAAATCTGATTTAATACCCGAAAGACCACCTTTTGATAAGATAGTTAATAATTCTTTTGCAAAAGAAGCTATTAAATAAAGCAGTAAATTAAGGTATAAGTTTTAAGATTGAAAAGTATTCTAATAAGTAATATACTCTCTGTAGAGTAAACAATTAAAGTGATAAATTGTTTACTTTATGGAGGTTTTTTTTATTTTTTCACAGAAATATATTAAATATATTAAGACCATTTAGTCAGGGAAAGGATGATTTTTATGGAAATTGATTATATAACAGTTATTCTTACAATTGTCAATTTTTTAGTGCTGTTTGCAATTATAATAGGCGTATATAAATTAATAAAAGGCTTTAAAAATTTTATTAATAGAAATAAAGATATGGATAGAAAGATAGATAATATTTTAAGTGAATTGAAAAATAAAAGAAATGACTAGTAATACAGGTATATTGGGTTTTCATTTATAAAATTTCTTGACAGCCTAAAAATTAAGGTTATAATAAAAATATATAAAATTAAATCAAATTTAATGACTGTGAAAAAGAGGAGTAGAGATAATAGAGTATAAAGAGAGGAGAACTTATTAGTTGAGAGGTTTTCTATATGAATTATCTCCAAGGTAGCTTTAGAGTCTCTTTGCTGAAATATTCAGTAGGTAAAGACGGTTTCTTAATCGTTATTTTTTAAGGGCCTGTAGTTTTTACGGGAAAAAAGGTGGTAACGCGGACCTCCGTCCTTTATAGGATGGGGGCTTTTTATCGTAAAATAATATCCTACCTTTGCTAATACCCCTAAATTTCTTCAAAGCGGGGGATAAGCACTGCTACGCGCCTGGATAAGTTCTTCTCCTAAAGGATAACGTATTCTAAGTGCTAAAGACACTAAGAATACTGTTAATAAGTTTCAGATGGAGAAAAGCATTATTTATGAGCAAACTCCACATGAACTTAAGAATCACTTGATTACAAAAGGAGGAAATTTAATGTCAGAAAAAAAAGAAATGGCAACTACCTATGATCCCAAAGCATTTGAAGAAAGACTTTATAATATTTGGCAGGAAAAAGGATATTTTACACCTGAAGCAGAACACGGCAAAAAGTCCTATACAATAGTGATCCCACCTCCAAATATTACGGGAAAATTACATTTAGGTCATGCGCTGGATGATACCATCCAAGATATAATAATAAGAACTAAAAGAATGCAGGGGTATAATACATTATGGGTTCCAGGAGAGGACCATGCCAGTATAGCCACGGAAGTGAAAGTAGAAAAAGAACTTTTAAAAGATGGAATTGTAAAAAAGGAAATAGGAAGAGAGGTTTTTCTTGAAAAAACCTGGGAATGGACTGATGAATATAGAGCCAGAATAAGGGAGCAGATGAAAAAATTAGGTTGTTCTGTGGATTTCACAAGAGAAAGATTTACTATGGATGAGGGGTTGAATAAAGCTGTTAGAAAGTTCTTTGTAAAATTATATGAAGAAGGACTTATATATCAGGGAAATAGAATAATAAACTGGTGTCCTAAATGTCATACTGCCATATCCGATGCGGAAATTGAGTACAGTGAACAGCAGGGTCATTTTTGGCATATAAGATATAAAGTAGTTGGCAGTAACGAGTATTTGGAAATAGCAACTACAAGGCCAGAGACCATGTTTGGGGATACAGCTATTGCGGTAAACCCTAAAGATGAGAGATATAAACATTTAGTAGGAAAAACTGC
This window encodes:
- a CDS encoding ABC transporter substrate-binding protein; protein product: MQQVLSGSCDIGFCGPEQTIYIYNQKREDFPVIFAQLTSTDGSFLVGRNEEKDFKWESVKGKTIIGGRPGGVPEMTLEYVLKNHGVQPGKDVNIITNLAYTATAGAFKANTGDYVALFEPTASMLQKDKNGYIAASIGKSAGAIPYTCYFATKSYISKNPEIIQRFTKAIYQGQMWVKEHSDEEVAQSIKSFFPGTDEDILKSVVKNYRDIDAYADTPVIEEENLNRLMDIIQSYKSDLIPERPPFDKIVNNSFAKEAIK